The Pelecanus crispus isolate bPelCri1 chromosome 7, bPelCri1.pri, whole genome shotgun sequence genome includes a window with the following:
- the TRH gene encoding thyrotropin releasing hormone yields the protein MPSIQLPLLLLCLTLCSVCLNHGQPLPEGSKNVGRSPLDDILQRSESLILQSVLKKAEKEEEMDKESNAPLPEWLSKRQRPEKKYLSDLEKRQHPGKRDIEEDTSYGDIQKRQHPGKRELEDDLDGYLELKKQQHPGRRSLSDQYADIPSAQLTYLNELSKRQHPGRRYLMYKHQHPSKRGWNDEVDLNDQYGEKRQHPGKRHWNSDSPDDAGPCNFQESFTCNKGSLLLDLVENVSKDRVEEKRQHPGKRSAWETETEE from the exons ATGCCATCTATCCAGCTGCCACTGCTACTCCTCTGCCTGACCTTGTGTAGTGTTTGCCTCAACCACGGGCAGCCCCTTCCAGAGGGAAGTAAGAACGTGGGAAGAAGTCCCCTGGATGACATCCTGCAGAGATCCGAAAGCCTCATTCTTCAGTCGGTCCTCAAGAAagctgagaaggaagaagagatggaTAAAG AATCAAATGCCCCTCTGCCAGAATGGCTTTCCAAAAGACAACGCCCTGAGAAAAAGTACCTAAGTgacctggagaagagacagcaCCCTGGAAAAAGAGACATTGAGGAAGACACATCTTATGGAGACATTCAGAAGAGGCAGCATCCAGGGAAAAGAGAGCTAGAAGATGACCTTGATGGCTATCTGGAgctgaaaaagcaacagcatCCCGGCAGAAGGTCATTGTCGGATCAGTATGCTGACATCCCTAGTGCACAGCTAACCTACTTGAATGAGTTATCCAAAAGACAGCATCCAGGCAGAAGGTATCTGATGTACAAGCACCAGCATCCTAGCAAAAGAGGCTGGAATGATGAGGTAGACCTAAATGACCAATATGGTGAGAAACGCCAGCACCCTGGGAAAAGGCACTGGAATTCCGACAGCCCAGATGATGCAGGCCCCTGCAACTTTCAGGAGTCCTTCACCTGTAACAAAGGCAGCTTGTTGCTTGATTTAGTAGAAAATGTTAGCAAAGACAGGGTAGAAGAAAAACGTCAGCACCCAGGAAAGAGATCAGCATGGGAGACTGAAACAGaggaatga